From the genome of Capsicum annuum cultivar UCD-10X-F1 chromosome 4, UCD10Xv1.1, whole genome shotgun sequence:
GGAATTGGAGTTAATTAGGGATAACTTACCCATGCTCCTGTAGCTGTCGCCGATAGGTCACACACTTTGTGACGGACTTACGTTTATTGCGCGCATTATCCCTGTTAACATTTGCATCTGCTGCATCCAGTCGATTTGGGGAAGGACTTCTTGTCGATTTGAATTCCACTAATTTCCATTCTGCATTTGGCACACTGCCAGTCTTTGTCACAGGGTAGTCCTTGTAGGTTGCTCCGGAAAGGGGACAAGACCTTGGTTGGTGTCCAAGTCGACCACATGTAGTGCAAAGTAGATTAAATCCCTCGTAGTAAATTGCTTGCCTATGTGTGCCGATATAGACGTGATGGAGCAAAGGTTGTTCCATCTGAACTTGAACGCACAGTCGTGCGTATCTACCTCTAGTTGTCGTAGAAGTGCATGTATCGATTTTCAATAAGGTCCCCACCTTTTGACGAACGTTGTATAGAATGTCCAAGTCGTCGAACTCACTTGGTAATTCTGGAAGTCGAAGCCAGATGATTGTGTAGGAAACTTTTGCTTATGAAGCAACAAACTTTGGTTTCCAACGTTGAATTGAGAGGTAGCTGTTTAATACAAACCATGGTCCTTTGGTTTCCAACGTTGAATTGAGAGGTAACTGTTTAATACAAACCATGGTCCATCATGCAGTACATGGAGCATATTCTGATCGTTAATGAATTTGATTAGGTGGAATTTTGCTCCTAAGTCAACCAGGTTAATTTCTTCTGTGAGCTTCCACAGATGGGTTAACTTCTGCTTTTAAGAGTTGGTGACCCACTTTGCGTCCAACAATTTTGATGATTAGGGAATTTCGccatggcttatagatatgattctTTTCCTCAGAAGTCAGTGGTATGAAGTTTGAGTCTTCTTGTACTGGTTCAATCTCATCTCCCATGTCAATTGGTAGACTAAGGGTAGGACTATTTACATTTGGTATTTGGGGGGTGTAATAAGTTTTTGCAGATAGGTTGAACTCCCATCTGCTATAGGTTCTAGCTTATTTACAGTCTATGTGCATACTATTGTTAGTGCTTTCCATACTCTTTAACTGGActagaagaaataaaaagttgGTAGAGAGAAGGGAGAGAATTTTCTCGCCATTCTTTTACATTCCATGTCTATACTATCTTTCGATCAGGGGTAAAACAAAGAGAGGGGCTCTACTCAAATTAAAATTAAGCTCATCAAAACTTTTATTAGTTTAATAGAGTATATAGTCATTTCGGACcaaatatttaaatattcttAATCAATCGTTTTGCGATTGTCTTTAGAAAAATTCTCCTTCATTAGAAATACTAAATGGGACAAGAGTTGGTACATGCCGCTATGCCAAgtatcaagtaaataatacagaataattaaTGATTATAGAATTAGTGCTATTGCATGTATTTATTTAGATCACGCGTAATATCCCATTTGAATAAgattaaaatttgatcaaatcaacttttaatttttttttaaacttttttaggtgtttaatcaaataaaaaactacttaaaaaaagttaaaaattgattaaaaaggCAAAAAATGAGAATTTGAATAACtcaactttttactttttttattaaaagttttttaagtttgatcaaaatatttatcgttttatcttttttgtttttctccaaTTCCAACAATACTTCAAAATATTCCGTCTCTTCCCTCTattttcctcttcatctttctccgTTGCTTTTGAATTATTagagttaaaaattatatataatttaacttttttgtggtgttaacaactttaagaacatttaagtaattttaaataaaaagtgtTTAAGAatacttgtttaccaaacacatattttcagcttttaagcacaagagcttaaaaaaaaaaaaaaaaaaaaaaaaataattctatccAAACAGCTAGCTAAACAATTTTTTGTCAATTTCAACACCTCAATTCAAACACTTATCTGTTTAATTTATAATTACTcattttcaactttcaaataagctaaaaaactatttttttttagtctACCCAAATGGGCTCATGACTATTGCCCATTGCCCCTTCGACTATTGCCTAGACAAACCATGGCCACATAACACTGGATAACAATTCAATGGCCTAGAGTCCTATGCCAAACCATTATCAACACATactcaaaaagaaaactaaaaatgttACAGGTACACCTTGTTCTATTTTCATTCTGATTCTTGGAATGAAGAGGTAATTATACACTCGATACAACACCAATAATTACGCATCAATGACATACAAGTTGGAATCATTTTACAAATCATCAGTGTCCACGTCATTCCATTTATGCTAGTCTCCAAAGGAATATGTATTATGTACTCGATTTATTCGAATCAAAAATGGATTTAAGATTTCTAAAATAATGGATGCACCATAAAGAGacaaataaaaaatgtattaCGTGAAAATTAATCTCTATTTTTCAAAGTAAATGACTAAACATTCATTCAGCTTAACTTTCGGTCTTTTTGAAGCATGGATGTCGGTTGATAACATTATATCAATTCCaaaaaatgcatatataaaataccTAATTTTTCAAAAGACTATTAGTTCACGTGCATTATGTTGTGCTCAAACAAAACGCCCATGATTTGAATCCAATACTTTCATCACGAAACATGTCTGTTCAAAAACTCACAAAAATAATGCATAGATATTCAATATGCACTCATAACATTAAAATACGATGAATTCAATGCTAAAAAACTTAAAAGTTAaactcataaaatttaaattctaaatcCACCTCGATCTTAGCCAAAACATTCATCAGTAGGAAGTGGCCCTGGTATCGAACCCTGATCCAAGAACTGCAACCCAAACACAACTAAAATAGCCAACAAAGACAAATAAGACAACCCTTCAACAGCACCCAACAACCCAAATGGTCCATTAGGCAAACCTGACCCGGTTTTCGACTTAGTATACAATGACCAACCCACAATACCAAACACAACTAAATAACTCACTCCTTCAAGTGCACCAATTGAACCACCAGGTCCTGGTGGAAGTCCACAGCCTGTTGTTTTTAGTGTGTAAAGTGACCATCCAATAACTggtgttgatattagtccactagCTATGGCGAGTTTTTCGATTGGAGTTGAGGATTCGGTTGTTTGTTTGGTCATACATTGGATTTTGAGTTTTGTTTGGGAGTTAGTTGGTTTGGGATTGTTGGGGTGGTGTTTTTGTGATGGAAGAAGGCATTTGGGAGAAGACGGAGCTAAAAAGATTAGCATTTTAGAGAAGTGAGTTGGGATTTAGAAGGGAAACGAAAATGCAATCTATTTGGGTTCTTGTGGGTGTGGGCAATCAAATATTTGATCCTAAAATAGGAAGTTATATGGGACGTCCCAATCAATATATCCACAAAATGAAAATGGGCTGTCTCCCTTCCACTTTTCATCTTAGGTTGTGAATACGAATTAAGAAAAGACTTAGAACTAATGTCtgttttaagttcaaatttgttgactcaattaatttaaatttgcaCTACGTATGGCTAATAAAAGTGGGGAGCACTCGGtagtatgaatttttttattcttagaaATCGAACGGGAAATCTATGTTCAAGAATGATTGATTTATGATTATGTGCTTTATCTATAAGTCAACATATAAATAGGCTTGATTTAGTTTTTAACtatgtgtttttttaaaaaacttgaattatatttgtttgaattaaagacaatgaaaagaaaagataggGGATGTCTAGCTGTATTGTATACCATTCATTTGAACTCtgaaaattaaaggaaataaatacaaatacaaagcGCACCACGCGCTACACCTTGGTAATGTGCTTTAAAATTACGTAGTGCAACCACCAAAGCTATTTGCGGTTTGTGTAGCTCACGCGCATTGACATCCTAAACAACAATTTGGACCAAATACCCGAGCAGCCAGCCCAAAGCCTAATATTTAGTGCCTGTTTATGGTGGTTCCTGTTGTATGATATGATTACAAAGGAAATCatgtttgttttaattatttttaaaaaagtatgatatgatattatatttttttatgatttgataatcatgaaatcagtcaatttttagaACCATCAATTCGGTGGTCCTatgattttcctttttttctttcaattctatcattattgatattatttaattctattttatccttttaccttattttattcaaaatatagTCAACAGCAGGTATTCATGTAACACAATGTGAGATCAAATATCAAACTAAAGCACTTAAGTTACAACGTATAGATAGAATACCAACTATAAAGTACCTTAAATCACAATAATGAAATCTTAAATGTTAGAAATTTAATGTTAGAAATTTAAATAACTATGATTCCTATCCGCCCGTGACACACCCTTCTAGCAGCAAACCAAagtttagtaaaaaaaaaattattgaaagatgaattttcatacaaaaatCAGGATTGTGAGATTTGTGATTGAGAATACAATGGAGGAGAGGATCTTAAACTTGCAAGAGAAGAAGAACTAATTTTTGAAGGGACAGTCGGAGGTTCTTCCGAGGCCTTGGGAAAACTAACAGAGGCAGACTTGACGTTCTTGTTTGTAACCTAAAGTAGATTATGTTCTGTTACTTGGTTTGGCAAGAAAGAACATTTGATCTTTGTTTCAATGTTTAGTTTAATGCTTGAAGGTCCCTTTTGTTCCTGTTTTTGCCAAGTAGGGAAGGCAATTTCTTTGTATCTGCCAGTGGGAACTACTGTTGGtttgtcatttcatattttttgtttagCATCTCCATGTATCATACTGTTCTTATTAAACATGGAgctttaataataataaaaagaaaacttaatatatttacaagACATAATTTATGatgaatttgtaaaaaaaaaaaatattttattaacaattattgataaatttaaaatttataataattaagggtattttattaaatttaccCATTACAATACAGTACCACACCATCTATTAAACGATAGTGAACGATAcagtctatccaaacattgtattgtactatacCATACTATACGATACATTATGAAACCACAACAAACCAGCCCAAGTTTTAGCCTGCTCTGTCCATAATCACC
Proteins encoded in this window:
- the LOC107869775 gene encoding uncharacterized protein LOC107869775, which produces MLIFLAPSSPKCLLPSQKHHPNNPKPTNSQTKLKIQCMTKQTTESSTPIEKLAIASGLISTPVIGWSLYTLKTTGCGLPPGPGGSIGALEGVSYLVVFGIVGWSLYTKSKTGSGLPNGPFGLLGAVEGLSYLSLLAILVVFGLQFLDQGSIPGPLPTDECFG